GGGATGGTTATGTATTGAATCGTACAACAGGAAAAGTGAACGCTTATACAGTATCCGGAACCAAAGTAACGGATGCCGATCTCGATGCAGCCGCCACACAGGATGATATGATGTATATCCTGTACCGCCTACGCCAGGAGATCTTCATGAGTGAAGGTCGTCGTATGGCTGATCTTGGTATCAAATTCCCTGTATCACAAACGGAACAACTGAACAACCCGCATGTAAAGGATGAACATATCAAAAAACAGCTTCCCTCCTTCATTCCCCTCAATCGCGGCATGGACGATTTCACCGTGGAAGCCGGAACAGGAACAGTTACCATGAGATACGATATGAACAAAGTGCTGGTGCAAAACAAATCAGCCAAAGAGATTTTTCCATTTTTAAATTAATCTGAAACATGCGCAATAAGATCATCGCCCTGCTGGTAGCTTCCTCTGCATTTTACTCCAGCGTTGTGGCGCAGCAAAAAGCCAAATATGTTATTCTAGTAAGTATCGATGGGTTTCGTTCGGACTTTTACAAAGACCCATCCTGGGCCACTCCATACCTTCAGCAAATGGCCAAAGCCGGTGTTTATGCCCAGGGCGTAAACGGTGTGTTCCCCACCGTTACCTACCCTTCACACACAACACTCGTTACAGGTGTTACACCTTCCAAACATGGAATTCTGTACAATACCATGCCCGATCCCGGTAGTGAAGGCGGACAATGGTATACAGAGACCAAACAGATCCAATCCGAGACAATCTGGGAAGCAGTGAGAAAAGCCGGGATGAAGTCAGCATCAGTTTCCTGGCCGGTTTCCGTTGGCGCTCCCATCGATTACAATATCCCTGAGATCTGGGACAAACAAAATGCATCCGACCGAAGAGGCGCTACTGCACAGTACGCAACGCCCAAAGGTCTTTTTGAAGAAGTAGTGGAAAACGCTACAGGCAAAATGCAGATCAATGATTATAACCTGAGCTCTCCAAGTATGGACCAGAACCTCGCGCGCATCGCAGGTTATATCATCCGCACTTACAAGCCCAACCTGCTAACCATCCACCTGCCGTGCACAGATGGTGCTCAACACGCGGAAGGCCGCGAAAGCGAATTACTCCGCAGGACTATTTCCGGTGCAGACAATGCCATCGGTATTATCATCGATGCATTACAGAAAGCAGGGATCAAAGACAGTACTGCCATTATCGTATCCGGAGATCATGGATTTGTGGACACACATTCCAGTTT
This portion of the Pseudobacter ginsenosidimutans genome encodes:
- a CDS encoding alkaline phosphatase family protein, translating into MRNKIIALLVASSAFYSSVVAQQKAKYVILVSIDGFRSDFYKDPSWATPYLQQMAKAGVYAQGVNGVFPTVTYPSHTTLVTGVTPSKHGILYNTMPDPGSEGGQWYTETKQIQSETIWEAVRKAGMKSASVSWPVSVGAPIDYNIPEIWDKQNASDRRGATAQYATPKGLFEEVVENATGKMQINDYNLSSPSMDQNLARIAGYIIRTYKPNLLTIHLPCTDGAQHAEGRESELLRRTISGADNAIGIIIDALQKAGIKDSTAIIVSGDHGFVDTHSSFAPNVWLAKKGLTGKGKDDWKAWFIPTGGAAFLRLKNPNDKATLQQVRQMLEELPEGYKKQFRIIEKPELVKSGCDPEAVLALAAVQGITFNSAATGEEFRTGKGGTHGYYPDFAEIQTGFVASGAGIRKGGVIPVMSLTDVAPTVAYLLGIELKSATGIVYPGMMEQKKK